In Fusarium oxysporum f. sp. lycopersici 4287 chromosome 2, whole genome shotgun sequence, a genomic segment contains:
- a CDS encoding hypothetical protein (At least one base has a quality score < 10) translates to MRGLAQAAMVLAPTLVLAHGPHHPPPPPPPPPPMGFLPSALDVTPSAFVTVKLPLSESESYPLTLRFDVEESEEVCGPASITLNGEPLKQDAKGRGVGSFLVNNETTISADWDFECIGPKEFPFGQSMRFNVKALDDMALTQESSFWMTFKQTAPVRISDVGNAAYVWSLSMPFSKDKESSSDDKSASTSPPIWEYPDRDFQDPEEELQVELMELNALHKQILQLEELVKEREASVAKKLGKQYPPPPPSTMKKIKQCDGVQCVLHTVGEEVRHSAHRFYDSIFGHPPPPHEPAWSSSWRSRWER, encoded by the exons ATGCGCGGCCTTGCTCAGGCTGCCATGGTGCTAGCACCGACGTTGGTGTTGGCTCATGGACCtcaccatcctcctcctcctcctccgccacCTCCTCCCATGGGATTTCTCCCCTCAGCTCTCGATGTCACACCCTCAGCCTTCGTCACAGTCAAGCTCCCCTTGAGCGAATCCGAATCCTATCCTCTG ACACTACGATTTGATGTGGAGGAATCAGAAGAAGTCTGTGGTCCCGCCAGCATCACCCTCAATGGCGAACCCCTCAAGCAAGACGCCAAGGGTCGCGGTGTCGGATCTTTCCTCGTCAACAATGAGACCACTATTTCAGCAGACTGGGACTTCGAATGCATCGGTCCCAAAGAGTTTCCCTTCGGCCAGTCTATGCGCTTTAATGTCAAGGCTCTCGACGACATGGCTCTTACTCAGGAGTCTTCCTTCTGGATGACTTTCAAGCAAACCGCACCAGTCCGAATCTCCGATGTTGGAAACGCCGCCTATGTTTGGAGTCTGTCAATGCCTTTcagcaaggacaaggagtCCTCCTCTGACGACAAATCCGCTTCTACATCACCCCCCATCTGGGAGTATCCCGACCGCGATTTCCAGGATCCCGAGGAGGAACTTCAGGTTGAGCTTATGGAACTGAATGCTTTGCACAAGCAGATTCTTCAGCTTGAGGAACTGGTGAAGGAGAGGGAGGCATCTGTTGCTAAGAAGCTGGGCAAGCAGTATCCTCCCCCACCCCCCTCGACcatgaagaagatcaagcagTGTGATGGCGTGCAGTGTGTTCTGCACACTGTTGGTGAGGAGGTGCGACACTCGGCCCACAGATTCTATGATAGCATATTTGGACATCCCCCACCTCCTCATGAACCCGCATGGTCCTCATCATGGCGCTCACGATGGGAGCGGTAA
- a CDS encoding kinetochore protein SPC24 — translation MLLSEEPAILIHHTIENFNIAPDKLAVSRVTESLSTLQQARDLRVREAESSLKKLSRQLATHTSRHDDLVASHSSADHASNIARLDTLKFRTAKAAADAETDAERLALTAADLKARLRELELQGVEGDAAANARRRDPVDDEVLLRLKVYRSLGIDIERDERDGEWSKAVIRNDRKGDVHVVNMDKKFSRFFYANYFWQTL, via the exons ATGTTGCTCTCCGAAGAACCCGCAATT CTCATTCATCATACCATCGAAAACTTCAACATCGCACCAGACAAACTTGCCGTCTCCCGTGTTACAGAGTCACTTTCGACACTCCAACAAGCTCGCGACCTTCGCGTTCGTGAGGCAGAATCCTcactgaagaagctctctCGTCAGCTCGCCACACACACATCGCGACACGACGACCTCGTTGCGTCACACTCATCAGCGGATCACGCGTCCAACATCGCACGCCTAGACACCCTGAAATTTCGTACCGCCAAAGCTGCCGCTGATGCTGAAACCGACGCTGAGCGCCTTGCTCTGACGGCCGCTGACCTCAAGGCTCGTCTTCGCGAGCTGGAGCTTCAGGGCGTGGAGGGCGATGCGGCAGCTAATGCTCGACGCAGAGATCCAGTTGATGACGAGGTGCTGCTGAGGCTCAAGGTGTATCGAAGCCTGGGCATCGACATTGAGAGGGACGAGAGGGATGGTGAGTGGTCCAAGGCTGTTATTCGGAATGATCGCAAAGGGGACGTGCATGTTgtcaacatggacaagaagTTCTCGCGATTCTTTTACGCAAACTACTTCTGGCAGACTCTCTAA
- a CDS encoding mitochondria fission 1 protein (At least one base has a quality score < 10), with product MVGIQTKFNYAWGLVKSNQRNDQQLGVRLLSDIFRISPERRRECLYYLALGNYKLGNYGEARRYNDLLLDKEPANLQASNLRQLIDDKVAREGLMGVAILSGVGVAAGVVGAFILRNARKR from the exons ATGGTTGGCATCCAGACCAAGTTCAACTACGCCTGG GGCCTCGTCAAGTCCAACCAGCGAAACGACCAGCAGCTCGGCGTGCGTCTTCTCTCGGATATCTTCCGCATCTCCCCCGAACGTCGCCGCGAATGTCTCTACTACCTTGCCCTTGGCAACTACAAGCTTGGCAACTACGGCGAAGCGCGTCGGTACAAcgacctccttcttgataAGGAGCCCGCCAACCTTCAAGCATCCAACCTACGCCAACTGATTGATGACAAGGTTGCCCGCGAGGGGCTGATGGGCGTTGCTATTCTgagtggtgttggtgttgcggCCGGTGTTGTGGGAGCATTTATTCTGAGGAATGCTAGGAAGAGGTAG
- a CDS encoding peanut-like protein 1 (cell division control like protein 1): MASPGSESPALAPSASPANVPSQPPPPADNRNIVRRKLTGYVGFANLPNQWHRKSVRKGFNFNVMVVGESGLGKSTLVNTLFNTSLYPPKERKGPSLDIIPKTVTIQSISADIEEAGVRLRLTVVDTPGFGDFVNNDESWRPIVDNIEQRFDSYLDAENKVNRMNIVDNRIHACVFFIQPTGHSLKPLDIEVMRRLHTKVNLIPVIAKADTLTDEEIAAFKSRILADIKHHGIQIFEGPRYELDDEETIAENNEIMSKVPFAVVGANNEITSADGRKIRGRAYPWGIIEVDNEEHCDFVKLRQMLIRTHMEELKEHTNNQLYENYRTDKLLAMGVSQDPSVFKEVNPAVKQEEERALHEQKLAKMEAEMKMVFQQKVAEKESKLKQSEEELYARHKEMKEQLDRQRLELEDKKQRVESGRPLEKEGKRKGFSLR; encoded by the exons ATGG CTTCTCCCGGCAGCGAATCTCCGGCGTTGGCCCCTTCTGCCTCGCCTGCTAATG TTCCATCTCAGCCACCTCCCCCGGCTGATAACAGAAACATTGTCCGAAGAAAGCTTACTGGCTATGTTGGTTTTGCCAACCTACCCAACCAATGGCACCGAAAGAGTGTTCGCAAGGGATTCAACTTCAACGTGATGGTTGTTG GTGAGTCTGGCTTGGGCAAGTCTACTCTGGTCAACACTCTGTTCAACACCTCCCTGTACCCCCCCAAGGAGCGCAAGGGACCCAGCCTCGACATTATTCCCAAGACTGTTACTATCCAGTCCATCAGTGCCGACATTGAGGAGGCAGGTGTTCGTCTCCGCCTGACCGTTGTCGATACACCAGGTTTCGGAGATTTCGTCAACAACGACGAGTCCTGGCGCCCTATTGTCGACAACATCGAGCAGCGATTCGACTCTTACTTGGATGCTGAGAACAAGGTTAACCGCATGAACATTGTTGACAACCGTATTCACGCATGTGTCTTCTTTATCCAGCCCACCGGCCACTCCCTGAAGCCTCTTGACATTGAGGTCATGCGCCGACTCCATACCAAGGTCAACCTGATCCCCGTCATCGCCAAGGCTGATACCCTTACCGACGAGGAGATTGCCGCCTTCAAGTCACGA ATTCTCGCCGATATCAAGCACCATGGCATCCAGATCTTCGAGGGGCCCCGATacgagcttgatgatgaggagacgaTCGCTGAGAACAACGAGATTATGTCCAAGGTTCCCTTCGCTGTTGTTGGTGCCAACAACGAGATCACAAGCGCCGATGGTCGCAAGATTCGCGGTCGTGCCTACCCTTGGGGCATCATCGAGGTCGATAACGAGGAGCACTGCGATTTTGTCAAGCTTCGACAAATGCTCATCCGAACACACATggaggagctcaaggagcaCACCAACAATCAACTCTACGAGAACTACCGTACCGACAAGCTGCTCGCCATGGGCGTGTCGCAAGACCCCAGTGTTTTCAAGGAGGTCAACCCTGCTGTcaagcaggaggaggagcgtGCCCTCCACGAGCAGAAGCTAGCCAAGATGGAGgccgagatgaagatggtctTCCAACAGAAGGTAGCAGAGAAGGAGAGCAAGCTCAAGCAATCCGAAGAGGAACTGTACGCCCGCCAcaaggagatgaaggagcAACTCGACCGCCAACGACTGGAGctcgaggacaagaagcagCGCGTCGAGAGCGGACGGCCACTAGAGAAGGAAGGCAAGCGAAAGGGTTTCTCTCTTCGCTAA
- a CDS encoding ferrochelatase codes for MALRRSGGQLCKSISQASTHRLALPQIATQKRYLATPVHPVTQDATGSKGPTAMVFLNMGGPSTTDEVGDFLSRLFADGDLIPLGPLQNYLGPLISKRRTPKIIKQYSAIGGGSPIRKWSEYQNAEMCKILDKISPETAPHKPYVAFRYADPLTEEMYEQLLKDGFGNGKGGRAVAFTQYPQYSCSTTGSSLNELWKWRHRLEGKTNKESGDGTITWSVIDRWPNHSGLVEAFAQNIEAKLAEYPEERRKDAVLLFSAHSLPMSVVNRGDPLPC; via the exons ATGGCTCTGCGAAGATCCGGAGGCCAGCTCTGCAAGAGCATTTCACAGGCCAGTACGCATCGACTTGCGCTACCCCAAATCGCTACTCAGAAGCGATATCTGGCCACTCCCGTCCATCCTGTCACTCAAGATGCTACTGGATCAAAGGGCCCTACGGCTATGGTCTTCCTCAACATGGGGGGACCATCGACTACCGATGAGGTTGGTGACTTTTTGAGCCGCCTTTTT GCCGACGGCGATCTAATTCCTCTTGGCCCTCTACAAAACTATCTCGGTCCATTGATTTCGAAGCGGCGAACACCCAAAATCATCAAGCAATACTCGGCCATCGGTGGAGGATCACCAATTCGAAAGTGGTCTGAATACCAAAACGCCGAGATGTGTAAGATCTTGGACAAGATCTCTCCCGAGACTGCGCCTCACAAGCCCTACGTCGCTTTCCGATACGCGGACCCATTAACCGAGGAAATGTACGAGCAGCTGTTGAAGGACGGCTTTGGAAATGGAAAAGGTGGCCGCGCCGTCGCATTCACACAATATCCTCAGTACTCTTGCTCAACAACAGGTAGCAGCTTGAACGAGCTATGGAAGTGGAGGCACCGACTTGAAGGCAAGACCAACAAGGAGTCTGGTGACGGTACCATTACCTGGAGTGTAATCGACCGTTGGCCTAACCACAGTGGATTGGTCGAGGCTTTTGCCCAAAACATCGAGGCCAAGCTTGCGGAATACCCTGAGGAGCGAAGAAAGGATGCTGTGCTGCTCTTCTCTGCGCATAGTCTGCCCATGTCTGTCGTTAACCGAG GCGATCCCTTACCCTGCTGA
- a CDS encoding ATP-dependent DNA helicase II subunit 1 has product MADKQNWRKEDEDEEEQELDENNYKAQKDAILLAIDVSKSMLEPPPPSDSKKADRDSPVQAALKCAYHLMEQRIISNPKDMMGILLFGTKKSKFQDSVDGRSGLGYPHCYLFTDLDVPAAEDVKVLKALVEDGEDEDEVLTPSDEPVSMSNVLFCANQIFTTKAANFGSRRLFIVTDNDNPHASDKQAKSAAAVRAKDLYDLGILIDLFPITRGDEKFDLSKFYDDIIYRDPVGEANMTEVRTSKSGDGLTLLKSLISNVNSKQTAKRALFSNLPFEIAPGLRISVKGYNIVHRQTPARTCYIWLDGEKPQIATGETTRIAEDSARTVEKAEIKKAYKFGGEYVYFSPDEQKSLKDFGSPIIRIIGFKPRSLLPVWASTKKSTFIFPSEEDYVGSTRVFTALWQKLLKDDKMGVAWCITRANAQPMLAAIIPSRERSDADSGTPYLPAGLWIYPLPFQDDLRNINPPSEVLRSSGELTTQMRTIIQQLQLPKAMYDPLKYPNPALQWHYRILQALALEEEVPEKADDATEPKYKAISKRAGGYLEEWSESLEEESGKVANKKSTKRETDDEDMDRPVKKSRGSSEKATGSSFSMAQLKAAIEGGTIQKMTVVQLKDILATKGMSTAGRKVELIERIEQWIEESS; this is encoded by the exons ATGGCTGATAAACAGAATTGGCgaaaagaagacgaagatgaggaggagcaagaacttgatgagaaC AACTATAAGGCACAGAAAGATGCCATCTTGCTTGCAATCGATGTTAGCAAATCTATGTTAGAGCCACCGCCGCCTTCGGACTCCAAAAAGGCAGATCGTGACAGCCCTGTCCAGGCGGCCTTAAAATGCGCCTATCATCTCATGGAACAACGCATCATCTCTAATCCCAAGGACATGATGGGTATTCTTCTCTTTGGAACGAAGAAATCAAAATTCCAGGACTCTGTAGATGGTCGAAGTGGTCTAGGTTACCCTCATTGTTACCTATTCACTGATCTCGACGTGCCCGCGGCAGAAGATGTGAAGGTCCTCAAAGCCCTGGtcgaagatggcgaggacgaagatgaggtACTGACACCTTCGGATGAGCCTGTCAGCATGTCGAATGTGCTATTCTGCGCGAACCAGATCTTCACAACAAAGGCTGCGAACTTTGGCAGTCGTCGTTTGTTTATAGTAACTGACAACGACAATCCCCACGCATCTGACAAACAGGCCAAGTCCGCTGCAGCGGTACGAGCCAAGGATCTGTACGACCTTGGGATCCTGATAGATCTATTCCCTATCACCCGTGGAGACGAGAAATTCGACCTCAGCAAGTTTTATGAT GATATTATCTATCGTGACCCTGTTGGAGAGGCGAACATGACAGAAGTCCGAACATCGAAATCTGGAGACGGACTGACATTACTCAAATCGCTCATCTCAAATGTCAATTCCAAACAAACTGCAAAGAGAGCCCTGTTCTCAAATTTGCCATTCGAGATTGCTCCTGGGCTACGCATCTCAGTGAAAGGGTATAACATTGTTCATCGTCAAACACCAGCACGCACTTGTTACATTTGGCTGGACGGTGAAAAGCCGCAAATTGCTACAGGTGAAACTACACGAATCGCGGAGGATAGCGCCAGGACCGTTGAAAAAGCAGAGATAAAGAAGGCGTACAAGTTTGGCGGCGAATACGTTTACTTCTCCCCAGACGAACAGAAGTCATTGAAGGATTTCGGATCACCCATCATTCGTATCATCGGCTTCAAACCGCGCAGTCTGCTCCCCGTTTGGGCAAGCACCAAGAAGTCTACATTCATCTTCCCCAGCGAAGAAGATTATGTTGGTTCGACCAGGGTTTTCACAGCGCTTTGGCAGAAACTTCTCAAGGATGACAAAATGGGTGTCGCTTGGTGTATCACTCGTGCTAATGCGCAGCCAATGTTGGCCGCCATCATACCGTCTAGAGAGCGGTCTGATGCTGACTCGGGAACGCCGTATCTGCCTGCTGGACTTTGGATCTATCCTCTACCATTCCAGGATGACCTGCGAAATATCAACCCACCAAGTGAAGTGCTGCGAAGTTCTGGAGAACTTACGACGCAGATGCGAACTATCATTCAGCAACTCCAGCTGCCAAAGGCTATGTACGATCCATTGAAATACCCCAATCCCGCGTTGCAGTGGCATTACAGAatccttcaagctcttgctTTGGAGGAAGAGGTACCCGAGAAGGCAGACGATGCAACGGAGCCAAAATACAAAGCGATCAGCAAACGAGCAGGCGGCTACTTGGAAGAATGGTCTGAATCTCTAGAAGAAGAGTCTGGTAAAGTTGCGAACAAGAAATCGACAAAGCGTGAAACGGACGATGAAGACATGGATAGACCGGTGAAGAAATCGAGAGGTTCATCAGAGAAAGCAACTGGTTCTTCCTTCAGTATGGCTCAATTGAAGGCCGCAATCGAAGGTGGGACTATTCAAAAAATGACGGTAGTTCAGCTCAAAGATATACTTGCTACTAAGGGTATGAGTACTGCTGGACGAAAGGTTGAATTGATCGAGAGAATCGAGCAATGGATAGAGGAAAGTTCATGA
- a CDS encoding ATP-dependent DNA helicase 2 subunit 1: protein MATAGGRIDSSSILTPPSAPVSGSQWRGAQLTPTKLQLNTPRPLTSSIKSVAPPSPTCAFVSPQTPGQRHLNIPWATLVASSPQKEPGADEYNSRLLRLARRRPTCEQRKTMVDFLASLGLGGAQTPAASSNSQCDSVEELQLKLRSILDAKATPTRAENVALTIELRATVRFQLPVSESENGTLESLNNIDPSLGGAQSVGMNGNRDEGQLSRVVFANDTLMNQPQDDPTLQRSVAKHIISMISSTDGSTWTVREVSRVTQGWTFTYLCKDSYQQWTRQNAKNPTKTIVGEFSQREPDPVLHARPAFDCRGSITIAFNRGSRSINVKYNHTPLHKTVAELAAHFKPAPRQLGPGAQRLLEQQQKAKEKTPRKSGGEKKDKKERKKRDSTIKAQDENGNPRKRKKKNNGTSQPANSVDGPIIPPDCPGAPAIDGQNQGGPSYMNGGEASGNPGQQGFNDYPQGLMGDASATTNGTSSQQANGQLASVAFPVNVSAAEAARRKEAATAMLSNAGVDPTTLSPEQFGIFANQAPELQRESLNMLVKYGAERLRIVHPGNKEGSTQASSSTQSSQTTSTGPRTTKELVPQSSAQSNANTDTETAVAQASDDTSAPKRKTKKMGKSRTACFPCKARKAKCPRERPICTECADHGTACEYAPQKPRNKATKPKKSEAIVVDDDKDDGDEEDEEVEPQEDAEAEGSEQEDDEQQDTSQDYSYPQMNIGNMVTNTDATTQDTQSTQNNYYQPASGLVLPQPDPNSTSSQAMGTSVSQRGNYSHNLPEVTQPMVHPAPPIPAPAGTIAPSETRRWTAFGSGSVGVGGSNTTSKTRRSLPSEPSHMNAQNMPANPQPSDWAQTSNATMPATTMASVSPQMTYDTRSSGRTRQKNQSLTNDASQQAAAVSNTVMQQAQARQSPVAAAAMMAQTRKSPYQQAAVPRTTSRTSQRNQSRTPVTDQARGYQPPSDMAQQPNPLGSTHYDASHISSSSGYNDNGRYSSTSTSGSHQPPTTMSTSYQTTSSTANQWSNSSSRNRRSYGTSPSYQTPNIHAQTTASKPTAASRQNFNMRSNTQQHIRASSGSYNQQQGYASYSGSTHQSQQGQTSNQQQPSSWYFQNSHNPSIHPGGQSSGYNYEPWSGV, encoded by the exons ATGGCGACTGCAGGCGGGAGGATAGATTCATCCTCTATACTCACACCCCCTTCAGCACCCGTTAGTGGCTCTCAGTGGCGAGGCGCTCAACTCACACCCACTAAACTTCAGCTAAACACTCCCCGGCCCCTTACCTCATCTATCAAATCCGTAGCTCCACCATCACCTACCTGCGCGTTCGTGAGCCCGCAAACGCCAGGACAGCGTCACCTCAACATCCCATGGGCAACACTTGTCGCCTCATCACCTCAGAAGGAGCCGGGCGCTGACGAGTATAACTCAAGGCTATTGCGCCTGGCGCGGCGCCGGCCAACTTGCGAGCAACGAAAGACCATGGTCGATTTCCTCGCAAGCCTTGGTCTTGGCGGCGCGCAGACACCCGCAGCGTCAAGTAACTCGCAATGCGATTCGGTCGAGGAGCTCCAGCTCAAACTACGAAGCATTCTAGATGCCAAGGCGACACCGACACGGGCCGAAAATGTGGCTTTGACAATCGAATTGAGAGCCACGGTACGATTTCAGTTGCCTGTGTCCGAATCGGAGAATGGGACACTCGAGAGCCTAAACAACATCGATCCGTCACTGGGAGGAGCGCAATCTGTAGGAATGAATGGCAATCGGGATGAAGGACAGCTATCGCGCGTGGTATTTGCCAATGACACGCTCATGAATCAGCCACAAGACGACCCGACGCTCCAACGGTCTGTCGCAAAACATATCATTTCAATGATCAGCTCAACCGATGGGAGTACCTGGACTGTTCGAGAGGTGTCGCGCGTTACACAGGGTTGGACTTTTACGTATTTGTGCAAGGACTCGTATCAGCAATGGACTCGACAGAATGCGAAGAATCCAACGAAAACAATAGTAGGAGAGTTCAGTCAGAGAGAGCCTGACCCAGTTCTGCATG CTCGGCCTGCTTTTGACTGTCGAGGATCTATCACGATTGCCTTTAACCGTGGCAGTCGCTCCATCAATGTAAAATACAACCATACACCTTTGCACAAAACAGTTGCAGAGCTAGCCGCCCACTTCAAGCCTGCTCCTCGTCAACTGGGACCAGGTGCGCAGAGACTCCTGGAACAGCAGCAGAAGGCTAAGGAGAAGACGCCGAGGAAATCTGGAGgtgagaagaaagacaagaaggagCGAAAGAAGCGGGATTCTACTATAAAGGCGCAAGATGAGAATGGTAATCCCCGGAAacgaaagaagaaaaacaacGGAACATCTCAACCAGCGAACTCAGTAGACGGACCGATAATCCCCCCAGATTGTCCTGGGGCACCAGCAATCGATGGGCAAAATCAAGGGGGTCCATCGTATATGAACGGAGGAGAAGCGTCGGGCAACCCTGGGCAGCAAGGATTCAACGATTATCCTCAAGGGTTGATGGGGGACGCATCGGCAACGACGAATGGAACTTCGTCTCAGCAGGCGAACGGCCAGCTGGCTTCAGTTGCTTTCCCAGTTAATGTCTCAGCAGCTGAGGCAGCACGCCGAAAAGAGGCAGCCACGGCAATGCTCAGCAACGCTGGTGTCGATCCCACCACATTGTCTCCTGAGCAGTTTGGTATCTTCGCCAACCAAGCACCAGAGTTGCAGCGCGAGTCACTGAACATGCTTGTCAAATATGGTGCAGAACGGCTCCGCATTGTCCATCCCGGTAACAAGGAAGGCTCAACACAggcaagctcttcaacacaGAGCAGCCAGACAACTTCAACTGGACCTAGAACTACCAAAGAGCTAGTGCCACAGTCAAGTGCTCAGAGCAACGCGAACACAGATACTGAGACAGCAGTAGCTCAGGCTTCTGACGACACTTCCGCTCCTAAGCGtaagacgaagaagatgggcAAGTCGAGAACAGCTTGTTTCCCCTGTAAGGCACGGAAGGCAAAG tGCCCAAGGGAGAGACCAATCTGCACCGAATGTGCAGATCATGGGACTGCATGTGAATATGCGCCACAGAAACCAAGAAATAAGGCAACGAAGCCCAAGAAGTCTGAGGCtatcgttgttgatgatgacaaagacgatggcgatgaggaagatgaagaggttgaacCGCAGGAAGATGCTGAGGCAGAAGGTTCCGAACAGGAAGATGACGAACAACAAGACACTTCACAGGACTACTCATACCCTCAGATGAATATCGGAAACATGGTCACCAACACTGATGCAACAACTCAAGATACCCAGTCCACACAAAACAATTACTATCAGCCTGCTTCCGGCCTAGTTCTTCCTCAGCCAGACCCTAACTCGACCAGCTCTCAAGCAATGGGCACATCAGTATCGCAGAGAGGCAACTACTCTCATAACCTGCCAGAAGTGACACAACCCATGGTCCACCCAGCCCCTCCTATCCCAGCTCCTGCTGGTACGATCGCTCCCTCTGAAACAAGGCGATGGACCGCCTTTGGTAGCGGtagtgttggtgttggtggaaGTAACACCACCAGCAAGACACGAAGAAGTCTTCCGTCCGAGCCCAGCCATATGAATGCGCAAAACATGCCTGCAAACCCACAGCCATCAGACTGGGCTCAAACTTCCAACGCGACTATGCCTGCAACAACAATGGCATCGGTCTCTCCGCAGATGACATACGACACACGCTCAAGCGGGAGGACTCGACAGAAGAACCAGAGCCTAACGAATGATGCTTCCCAACAAGCTGCAGCAGTGTCCAACACGGTCATGCAGCAGGCTCAGGCACGTCAATCGCCCGTCGCTgcagcagccatgatggcaCAGACCCGCAAATCCCCTTATCAACAAGCTGCGGTTCCTCGCACGACTTCTAGAACAAGCCAGCGAAACCAGTCTCGCACACCTGTAACTGACCAGGCACGAGGTTACCAGCCTCCTTCCGACATGGCTCAGCAGCCAAATCCACTAGGCAGCACTCATTATGATGCATCACACATATCCAGTAGTTCTGGCTATAATGATAATGGGCGTTACAGCAGCACTAGCACCAGCGGAAGCCACCAACCACCGACCACCATGAGCACATCTTATCAGACTACTTCTTCCACAGCAAACCAGTGGTCTAATTCTTCGAGTCGAAACCGTCGCTCATATGGCACCAGCCCATCATATCAAACACCTAATATTCACGCACAGACAACAGCGTCCAAGCCAACGGCGGCATCCCGCCAGAACTTTAATATGCGTTCAAACACACAACAGCATATTCGTGCTAGCAGTGGCTCATACAACCAGCAGCAGGGTTATGCATCATACTCTGGGTCTACACACCAGAGCCAACAGGGTCAGACATCAAACCAGCAACAGCCGTCTAGCTGGTACTTCCAAAACTCGCACAACCCTTCTATTCATCCTGGGGGCCAGTCATCTGGCTATAACTATGAGCCATGGTCAGGCGTTTAG